From Drosophila virilis strain 15010-1051.87 chromosome X, Dvir_AGI_RSII-ME, whole genome shotgun sequence, the proteins below share one genomic window:
- the LOC6633759 gene encoding glucose dehydrogenase [FAD, quinone] has product MGQEVSQQQQQHHNQNQNQNHNLNQNQNLNQNQNQNHSLNNNLNLNQKRGQPHRKSYKDTIYTPASQLSSSCSSNSTDDCEANYRLRHKYNLSKQTYERTKILANRSSLPTDSDSHYAKLNGKYLQRSSSQSSDSGIYNSSCHCSSLSSLSAVSSSSASSSSGCPSSLLSSRSGRSLDKQKHYLSHHLYIKSYLDILEEDERARAHFKSARPGGIRNYTPKILGGGDSAASSTLSESAPAASFGYPHTNPAGKQQASVSSNCSAAAVVGGRNCPEDPVDPENKVQEPSIIRRQYDFVVIGGGSAGAVVANRLSEVRNWTVLLLEAGGDETEISDVPALAGYLQLTELDWKYQTTPSSTRQYCQAMKGDRCFWPRGKVLGGSSVLNAMVYVRGSKNDYDHWASLGNPGWDYNQMLKYFLKSEDVRNPYLAATPYHETGGYLTVQEAPWRTPLSIAFLQAGMEMGYENRDINGAKQTGFMLTQSTIRRGARCSTGKAFIRPVRLRKNLDVLLHAEATRLLLDKEKRTIGVEYMKSGRKQLVFVRREVILSAGALNSPKLLMLSGIGPAEHLQEHNIPVISDLPVGNNMQDHVGLGGLTFVVDAPLTVTRSRFQTIPVSMEYILRERGPMTFSGVEGVAFLNTKYQDPAVDWPDVQFHFLPSSINSDGGEQIRKILNLRDGFYNTVYKPLQHSETWSILPLLLRPKSTGWVRLNSRNPLQPPKLIPNYFAHQQDIDVLVEGIKLAINVSNTQAFQRFGSRLHNIPLPGCRHLAFQSDAYWACCIKQFTFTIYHPAGTCRMGPSWDVTAVVDPRLRVYGVSGLRVVDASIMPTIVNGNPNAPVIAIGEKAADMVKEDWGARRAAAG; this is encoded by the exons ATGGGCCAAGAGGTatcgcaacagcagcagcaacaccacaACCagaaccaaaaccaaaaccacaACCTGAACCAAAACCAGAACctgaaccagaaccagaaccagaaccacAGCCTGAACAATAACCTAAACCTGAACCAGAAGCGTGGACAGCCGCATCGCAAGAGCTACAAGGATACCATATACACGCCGGCCAGCCAACTATCGAGTAGCTGCAGCTCGAACAGCACGGACGACTGCGAGGCCAACTATAGACTGCGCCACAAATACAATCTGAGCAAGCAGACATACGAGCGCACCAAGATCCTGGCCAATCGCAGCAGCCTGCCGACGGACAGTGATTCGCATTACGCCAAACTGAACGGCAAGTATTTGCAGCGCAGCAGCTCCCAGAGCAGCGACAGTGGAATCTACAACTCCTCGTGTCACTGCTCATCGCTGTCATCGCTGTCGGCggtcagcagcagctcggcTAGCTCGAGCAGCGGCTGTCCCAGTTCGCTGCTGTCCAGCAGGTCCGGTCGCTCGCTGGACAAGCAGAAGCACTATCTGAGCCATCATTTGTATATCAAATCGTATTTGGACATTTTGGAGGAGGACGAACGGGCGCGCGCCCATTTCAAGTCGGCACGTCCCGGCGGCATACGCAACTATACGCCAAAAATCTTGGGAGGCGGCGATTCAGCGGCCAGCTCTACGCTCTCAGAGAGTGCGCCCGCTGCCAGTTTCGGTTATCCGCACACAAATccggcaggcaagcaacaggccaGCGTTAGCTCCAATTGCTCAGCGGCCGCTGTTGTTGGTGGCAGAAATTGTCCGGAAGATCC CGTCGATCCCGAGAACAAGGTCCAGGAGCCATCAATC ATCCGGCGCCAGTATGACTTTGTGGTGATTGGCGGCGGCTCGGCCGGCGCCGTGGTGGCCAATCGCCTGAGCGAGGTGCGCAACTGGacggtgctgctgctggaggcgGGCGGCGATGAGACGGAGATATCCGATGTGCCCGCGCTGGCGGGCTATCTGCAGCTGACCGAGCTGGATTGGAAGTACCAGACGACGCCCTCATCGACACGCCAGTATTGCCAGGCGATGAAGGGCGATCGCTGTTTCTGGCCGCGCGGCAAGGTTCTGGGCGGCAGCTCCGTACTGAATGCCATGGTCTATGTGCGTGGCTCCAAGAACGACTACGATCACTGGGCCTCACTGGGCAATCCGGGCTGGGACTACAACCAGATGCTCAAATACTTTCTTAAGTCGGAGGATGTGCGCAATCCGTATCTGGCAGCCACGCCCTATCACGAAACGGGTGGCTATTTGACCGTGCAGGAGGCACCTTGGCGCACACCGCTCTCCATTGCCTTCCTGCAGGCGGGCATGGAGATGGGCTACGAGAATCGGGACATCAATGGAGCCAAGCAGACGGGCTTCATGCTCACCCAGAGCACCATACGTCGTGGCGCTCGCTGCAGCACCGGCAAAGCTTTCATACGACCCGTGCGCCTGCGCAAAAACCTGGACGTGCTGCTCCATGCGGAAGCCACACGGCTGCTGCTCGACAAAGAGAAACGCACTATTGGCGTTGAGTACATGAAGTCGGGCCGCAAGCAATTGGTGTTTGTGCGACGCGAGGTGATACTCAGCGCCGGAGCACTGAACTCACCAaagctgctgatgctgagcGGGATCGGTCCCGCCGAGCATCTGCAGGAGCATAATATACCCGTCATATCGGATCTGCCGGTGGGCAACAATATGCAGGATCACGTGGGCCTGGGCGGTCTCACCTTTGTGGTGGATGCCCCGTTAACGGTGACACGGAGTCGCTTCCAGACCATACCCGTCTCCATGGAGTACATACTGAGGGAGCGCGGCCCGATGACATTTTCGGGCGTTGAGGGCGTTGCCTTCTTGAATACCAAATACCAGGATCCCGCCGTAGACTGGCCAGATGTACAATTTCACTTTCTGCCCAGCTCCATTAACTCGGATGGCGGTGAGCAGATacgcaaaatattaaatttacgCGATGGCTTCTACAATACGGTCTATAAGCCGCTGCAGCACAGCGAGACCTGGTCTATATTGCCGCTACTGTTGCGGCCCAAGAGCACCGGCTGGGTGCGTTTGAATTCGCGTAATCCGTTGCAGCCACCGAAGCTGATACCCAATTATTTTGCCCATCAGCAGGACATTGATGTGCTCGTGGAGGGCATTAAGCTGGCCATCAATGTGTCCAATACGCAGGCGTTTCAGCGGTTCGGTTCGCGTCTACATAACATCCCGCTGCCCGGCTGCCGGCATCTGGCCTTCCAATCGGACGCGTATTGGGCGTGCTGCATCAAACAGTTCACCTTTACCATATACCATCCGGCGGGCACCTGCCGCATGGGACCCAGCTGGGATGTTACGGCCGTTGTCGATCCCCGTCTGCGCGTCTATGGCGTCTCGGGACTGCGTGTCGTAGATGCCAGCATTATGCCAACCATTGTCAATGGCAATCCGAATGCGCCAGTTATAGCTATTGGCGAGAAAGCGGCGGATATGGTCAAGGAGGATTGGGGCGCACGTCGAGCAGCCGCTGGCTAG
- the LOC6633761 gene encoding glucose dehydrogenase [FAD, quinone], giving the protein MVLNLLFITTVIKSTFGVVTTGLWLIPLLLAAITYYRYDAVDPESRPLDQLNLWPEYDFIVVGSGSAGAVVANRLSELRKWKVLLIEAGPDENEISDVPSLAAYLQLSKLDWAYKTEPSTKACLGMQNNRCNWPRGRVLGGSSVLNYMLYVRGNRHDYDHWASLGNTGWDYDQVLHYFKKSEDNRNPYLAKSAYHGRGGLLTVQESPWHTPLVAAFVEAGTQLGYDNRDINGAQQAGFMIAQGTIRRGSRCSTAKAFLRPIRQRPNFHLSMNSHVTRIIIEPGTMRAQAVEFVKHGKVYRIAARREIILSAGAINTPQLMMLSGLGPRKHLEQHGIRVLQDLPVGENMQDHVGMGGLTFLVDKPVAIVQDRFNPTAVTFQYVLRERGPMTTLGGVEGLAFVHTPYSNRSIDWPDIQFHMAPASINSDNGARVKKVMGLKESVYQEVYHPIANKDSWTIMPLLLRPRSRGSVRLRSANPFHYPLINANYFDDPLDAKTLVEGAKIALRVAEAEVFKQFGSRLWRKPLPNCKQHKFLSDAYLECQVRTISMTIYHPCGTAKMGPSWDPEAVVDPRLRVYGVRGLRVIDASIMPTISSGNTNAPVIMIAEKGADLIKEDWLNNPEYKVKRQDGYSDSEPAASSNSNSSNFHSSNNLTLAATAADSLTSS; this is encoded by the coding sequence ATGGTGCTAAATCTCCTATTTATCACGACGGTCATCAAGTCCACATTCGGTGTGGTAACCACCGGACTCTGGCTAATACCCTTGCTCTTAGCGGCCATTACATATTATCGCTATGATGCAGTGGATCCGGAATCGCGGCCATTGGACCAGTTGAATCTGTGGCCCGAATATGATTTCATAGTGGTGGGCAGCGGCTCGGCGGGCGCGGTGGTGGCCAATCGACTGAGTGAACTGCGCAAATGGAAGGTGCTGCTGATCGAGGCCGGGCCGGATGAAAACGAGATCTCGGATGTGCCCTCGCTGGCCGCCTATTTGCAGCTAAGCAAACTCGACTGGGCCTACAAAACGGAACCCTCGACGAAGGCCTGTTTGGGTATGCAGAACAATCGCTGCAATTGGCCGCGAGGCCGGGTCCTGGGCGGCTCCTCCGTGCTTAACTATATGCTCTATGTGCGTGGCAATCGGCATGACTACGATCATTGGGCCTCGCTGGGTAATACCGGTTGGGATTACGATCAGGTGCTGCACTACTTCAAGAAGTCCGAGGACAATCGCAATCCCTATCTGGCCAAGAGCGCCTATCATGGTCGTGGCGGGCTGCTGACCGTGCAGGAATCGCCCTGGCACACGCCGTTGGTCGCCGCCTTCGTGGAGGCGGGCACGCAGCTGGGCTACGACAATCGGGACATCAATGGCGCCCAACAGGCGGGCTTTATGATTGCCCAAGGCACCATACGACGCGGATCACGGTGTTCCACGGCAAAGGCGTTTCTGCGCCCGATACGCCAGCGTCCAAACTTTCATTTGTCGATGAACTCGCATGTGACACGCATCATCATCGAGCCGGGCACCATGCGCGCCCAGGCCGTGGAGTTTGTGAAGCATGGCAAGGTCTATCGCATTGCGGCACGTCGCGAAATTATATTGTCAGCGGGCGCCATCAACACGCCACAGCTGATGATGCTCTCGGGGCTGGGGCCGCGCAAGCATCTCGAACAGCATGGTATACGTGTGCTGCAGGATCTGCCTGTGGGCGAGAATATGCAGGATCATGTGGGCATGGGCGGCCTAACGTTTCTTGTGGACAAGCCCGTGGCCATAGTGCAGGATCGCTTCAACCCAACGGCGGTCACCTTCCAGTATGTGCTACGCGAACGCGGACCCATGACCACGTTGGGCGGTGTCGAGGGTCTGGCCTTTGTGCACACACCCTACTCCAATCGGAGCATCGACTGGCCGGACATACAGTTCCACATGGCGCCCGCTTCCATTAACTCGGACAATGGTGCGCGTGTCAAGAAGGTAATGGGTCTTAAGGAGTCCGTTTATCAGGAGGTCTATCATCCCATTGCCAACAAGGATAGCTGGACAATaatgccgctgctgttgcgtcCACGCTCCAGGGGCAGTGTTCGCTTGCGCTCGGCCAATCCCTTTCACTATCCGCTCATCAATGCCAACTACTTTGATGATCCGCTGGATGCCAAGACGCTGGTGGAGGGCGCCAAGATAGCGCTACGCGTCGCCGAAGCGGAGGTGTTCAAGCAATTCGGCAGCCGGCTCTGGCGCAAGCCGTTGCCCAACTGCAAACAGCACAAATTTCTATCCGATGCCTATTTGGAGTGCCAGGTGCGCACCATATCGATGACCATCTATCATCCCTGTGGCACCGCCAAAATGGGTCCCAGCTGGGATCCGGAGGCTGTCGTTGATCCACGACTGCGTGTCTATGGTGTGCGTGGGCTGAGGGTCATTGATGCCAGCATTATGCCGACcatcagcagcggcaacacGAATGCTCCGGTCATTATGATCGCCGAAAAGGGCGCCGATCTCATCAAGGAGGATTGGCTCAACAATCCCGAGTATAAAGTCAAGCGGCAGGATGGCTACAGTGACAGCGAGCCggccgccagcagcaacagtaacagcagcaactttcacagcagcaacaatttgacgctagcagcaacagctgctgacAGCCTGACAAGCAGTTAG
- the LOC6633763 gene encoding glucose dehydrogenase [FAD, quinone], translating to MGMQLLMLWPLCLISAAVAQSYYGNALADALELLRRGQNQMDLEALDERDQLLTEYDFIVVGAGTAGCALAARLSENPKWKVLLLEAGGPESYAMDMPIVAHYLQLGEMNWKYRPQASNSYCLAMNNNRCNWPRGKVMGGSSVLNYMMYTRGNRHDYDRWKALGNPGWGYDELLPYFRKYEGSHIPDADTGQSRPGRQGPVSISYSLFRTPIAAAFVEASKQAGLPHGDYNGASQLGVSYLQATVHNGTRWSSNRAYLYPIKGQRPNLHIKKRSLVTKVLIDPQTKTAYGIMVQTAGRMQKVLARKEVIVSAGAINTPQLLMLSGLGPAKHLREVGIKPIADLAVGYNLQDHVAPAVTFVCNASSLRIRNILNTDAVGGYLRDEGPLRNPGGVEAISFYGLDDDARAKGWADMELFMAGSSLHLNPALRLAFGVRADIYETIFGGLENSKQDSFMILPMILRAKSRGRIRLKSRNPQQHPLIDANYFAHPYDLNITVRGIEQAVSLMDQPAFKAINARVLETQLPACRHLGRQTRAYWACHARHFTFTIYHYSGTAKMGPRSDPSAVVDARLRVHGIRNLRVADASIMPYLVAGHPNGPVFLIAEKAADMIKEDHNYS from the coding sequence ATGGGCATGCAACTACTCATGCTGTGGCCACTGTGCCTGATCTCTGCTGCAGTGGCCCAAAGCTACTATGGCAATGCCCTGGCCGATGCCTTGGAGCTGCTGCGACGTGGCCAAAATCAAATGGATCTCGAGGCCCTTGACGAACGCGACCAGCTGCTCACTGAATATGACTTTATTGTGGTGGGCGCCGGCACCGCCGGCTGTGCTCTGGCCGCGCGTCTCTCCGAGAATCCCAAATGGaaggtgctgctgctggaggcgGGCGGACCGGAGAGCTATGCCATGGACATGCCCATTGTGGCACACTATCTGCAGCTGGGCGAGATGAACTGGAAATATCGGCCACAGGCCTCCAACAGCTATTGCCTGGCGATGAACAACAATCGCTGCAATTGGCCGCGCGGCAAGGTGATGGGCGGCAGCTCCGTCCTCAACTACATGATGTACACGCGCGGCAATCGCCATGACTATGATCGCTGGAAGGCACTGGGAAATCCTGGCTGGGGCTATGACGAGCTGCTGCCCTATTTTCGCAAATACGAGGGCTCGCATATACCCGACGCGGACACGGGCCAGTCGCGACCCGGCCGCCAGGGACCGGTCAGCATCAGCTACTCCCTATTTCGGACCCCTATTGCCGCAGCCTTTGTGGAGGCCTCAAAGCAGGCGGGCCTGCCGCACGGCGACTACAATGGCGCATCTCAGCTGGGCGTCTCCTATCTGCAGGCCACGGTCCACAATGGCACGCGTTGGAGCTCCAATCGCGCCTACCTCTACCCAATCAAGGGCCAACGGCCCAACCTGCACATAAAGAAGAGATCGCTGGTCACCAAGGTGCTCATCGATCCGCAGACAAAGACCGCCTATGGCATCATGGTCCAGACCGCTGGACGCATGCAGAAGGTGCTCGCTCGCAAGGAGGTGATTGTCTCGGCGGGCGCCATTAACACGCCCCAGCTGCTGATGCTCTCGGGCCTCGGTCCCGCCAAGCATTTGCGCGAGGTAGGCATCAAGCCAATTGCTGATCTGGCCGTGGGCTACAATCTGCAGGATCATGTGGCGCCAGCAGTGACCTTTGTGTGCAACGCCAGCTCGCTGAGAATACGCAACATTCTGAACACGGATGCAGTGGGCGGCTATCTGCGAGACGAAGGACCCCTGCGCAATCCAGGCGGCGTGGAGGCCATTTCCTTCTACGGACTGGACGATGATGCGCGTGCCAAAGGCTGGGCAGACATGGAGCTGTTCATGGCAGGCAGCAGCCTACATCTGAATCCAGCACTGCGGCTGGCATTCGGCGTCAGGGCGGACATCTATGAGACTATCTTTGGCGGATTGGAGAACAGCAAGCAGGACTCCTTCATGATCTTGCCAATGATACTGCGCGCCAAGAGTCGCGGGCGCATTCGACTCAAGAGTCGCAATCCTCAGCAACATCCACTGATCGATGCCAACTATTTTGCGCATCCGTATGATCTGAACATAACGGTGCGCGGCATCGAGCAGGCGGTCAGCCTGATGGATCAGCCCGCCTTCAAGGCGATCAATGCACGTGTGCTGGAGACGCAGCTGCCCGCATGCCGTCATCTCGGACGTCAGACCCGCGCCTACTGGGCGTGTCATGCGCGTCACTTCACCTTCACGATCTATCACTATTCCGGCACGGCCAAAATGGGGCCACGCAGCGATCCCAGCGCCGTGGTCGACGCGCGCCTACGCGTCCATGGTATTCGAAATTTGCGCGTAGCGGATGCCAGCATTATGCCCTATTTGGTTGCGGGTCATCCCAATGGGCCGGTCTTTTTAATAGCCGAGAAGGCCGCCGATATGATCAAGGAGGATCACAACTATAGCTAG
- the LOC6633764 gene encoding glucose dehydrogenase [FAD, quinone] produces the protein MAKVYQCQLFVGLMLASLALIAAQSENVLFETINFLRRGQSDVELENYDNTIEMESEYDFIVVGAGTAGCALAARLSENPKWKVLLLEAGGPERLVMDVPIVAHFLQLGEMNWKYRTQPSDHACLAMNNNRCNWPRGKVMGGSSVLNYMMYTRGNRRDYDRWEALGNPGWSWKDVLPYFKKYEGSSVPDAEEDFVGRDGPVKISYVNWRSKISEAFVDAAQQDGLKYRDYNGRIQNGVAFLHTTTRNSTRWSSNRAYLYPLKGKRQNLHVKKRALVTKVLIDPQTKTAYGIMVQTDGRMQKVLARKEVIVSAGAINTPQLLMLSGVGPAKHLREVGIKPIADLAVGYNLQDHTAPAVTFTTNATSLKFEDFADPTWLTRFNRREGPYGSPGGCEAIAFWDLDHERDEDGWPDIELFLVGGSMSSNPAISRAFGLKKSIYDSLFAEIEDKALNAFMIFPMILRPKSRGRIMLKSSDPFKYPLIHANYFAHPYDVDISVRGLLKAISLMEQRGMKAIDGKLWERKIPTCKQHPYKSWAYWACYVRHFTFTIYHYSGTTKMGPKSDRAAVVDARLRVHGIRNLRVADASIMPEIMSGHPNGPVFMIAEKAADMIKQDYGYIK, from the coding sequence ATGGCTAAAGTGTATCAATGCCAGCTATTCGTGGGGCTAATGCTCGCCAGCCTAGCTCTGATCGCCGCCCAGAGCGAGAATGTGCTGTTCGAGACGATCAATTTCCTGCGACGCGGCCAATCGGATGTCGAGCTGGAGAACTATGATAATACCATTGAAATGGAAAGCGAATATGATTTTATTGTGGTGGGCGCCGGTACAGCGGGCTGTGCTCTGGCCGCGCGTCTCTCTGAGAATCCAAAATGGAAGGTGCTACTGCTGGAGGCAGGCGGACCGGAGCGTCTGGTCATGGATGTGCCCATAGTGGCGCACTTTCTGCAGCTGGGCGAAATGAACTGGAAGTATCGCACCCAGCCCTCGGATCACGCCTGCCTGGCAATGAACAACAATCGCTGCAATTGGCCGCGCGGCAAGGTGATGGGCGGCAGCTCCGTGCTCAATTACATGATGTACACGCGCGGCAATCGCCGTGACTATGATCGATGGGAGGCGCTAGGCAATCCCGGCTGGAGCTGGAAGGATGTGCTGCCATACTTTAAGAAATACGAGGGCAGCAGCGTTCCAGATGCAGAGGAGGACTTTGTGGGACGCGACGGACCGGTGAAAATTAGCTATGTGAACTGGCGCTCCAAGATATCGGAGGCCTTTGTCGATGCCGCCCAACAGGACGGCCTGAAATATCGCGATTATAATGGACGCATTCAGAATGGCGTCGCCTTTCTGCACACCACCACACGCAACTCGACACGCTGGAGCTCCAATCGCGCCTACCTCTATCCCCTCAAGGGCAAACGTCAAAATCTGCATGTGAAGAAGAGGGCGCTGGTCACCAAGGTGCTCATCGATCCGCAGACAAAGACCGCCTATGGCATCATGGTCCAGACCGACGGACGCATGCAGAAGGTGCTCGCTCGCAAGGAGGTGATTGTCTCGGCGGGCGCCATCAACACGCCccagctgctgatgctgtcAGGCGTCGGTCCGGCCAAACATTTGCGCGAGGTAGGCATCAAGCCGATTGCGGATCTGGCCGTTGGCTACAACCTCCAGGATCATACGGCGCCGGCTGTGACCTTTACAACTAACGCAACTTCACTGAAATTCGAAGACTTTGCCGATCCCACCTGGCTGACCCGGTTCAATCGCAGAGAGGGTCCGTATGGTTCGCCCGGCGGCTGTGAGGCGATTGCCTTCTGGGATTTGGATCATGAACGCGACGAGGATGGCTGGCCGGATATTGAGTTGTTCTTGGTGGGCGGTTCCATGTCATCCAATCCAGCCATATCACGCGCCTTTGGCCTTAAGAAGTCCATCTACGATTCGCTGTTCGCCGAGATTGAGGACAAGGCGCTAAATGCCTTTATGATTTTCCCCATGATTTTGCGGCCCAAGAGTCGCGGTCGCATCATGCTCAAGAGCAGCGATCCCTTCAAGTATCCGCTGATACATGCCAACTACTTTGCCCATCCGTACGACGTGGACATCTCGGTGCGTGGCCTCCTGAAGGCTATCAGCCTGATGGAGCAGCGGGGCATGAAGGCCATCGATGGCAAGCTGTGGGAGCGCAAGATACCCACCTGCAAGCAGCATCCCTACAAGAGCTGGGCCTACTGGGCCTGCTATGTGCGCCACTTTACCTTCACCATTTACCATTATTCGGGCACCACCAAGATGGGACCCAAATCGGATCGGGCGGCGGTTGTGGATGCCCGCCTGCGTGTCCATGGCATACGCAATTTGCGTGTCGCAGATGCCAGCATCATGCCCGAGATCATGTCCGGCCATCCGAACGGACCCGTCTTTATGATCGCCGAGAAGGCCGCCGATATGATCAAGCAGGATTATGGCTATATCAAATAA